Proteins found in one Williamwhitmania sp. genomic segment:
- a CDS encoding DUF2721 domain-containing protein codes for MESTLQFMEFLKACITPVALISGVGLILLTVANRLGRVIDRIRILVNEIDRDDVKRRDEKVREIRILFLRGRYLRSSIALIMVSVIASCLMIPVLFVMVLLNFDLKLLGYLLFTLSTLSILVSAIFFFMDVLLGLKALHLEADEHLGA; via the coding sequence ATGGAGTCAACATTGCAATTCATGGAGTTCCTAAAGGCCTGCATTACGCCTGTTGCGTTGATTTCGGGCGTGGGCCTTATTCTGCTTACCGTAGCCAATAGGCTTGGCCGAGTGATTGACCGAATTAGGATACTGGTAAATGAAATCGACCGTGATGATGTGAAGCGACGCGATGAGAAGGTGAGGGAAATTCGGATTCTTTTTCTTCGTGGTCGTTACCTACGCAGCTCCATTGCCCTAATTATGGTAAGCGTAATTGCCAGCTGCTTGATGATACCGGTTCTGTTTGTAATGGTGTTGCTCAACTTCGACCTGAAGCTGCTGGGATACCTGCTTTTTACCCTATCCACGCTCTCCATTCTGGTATCAGCCATATTCTTCTTTATGGATGTGCTGCTTGGGCTTAAGGCGCTGCATTTGGAGGCGGATGAGCATTTGGGAGCGTAA